The following proteins are co-located in the Arctopsyche grandis isolate Sample6627 chromosome 3, ASM5162203v2, whole genome shotgun sequence genome:
- the LOC143909429 gene encoding histone H2B-like, whose product MPPKTSGKAAKKSGGKAQKNISKGDGKKKNKRRRKESYAIYIYKVLKQVHPDTGISSKAMSIMNSFVNDIFERIAAEASRLAHYNKRSTITSREIQTAVRLLLPGELAKHAVSEGTKAVTKYTSSK is encoded by the coding sequence ATGCCGCCCAAGACTAGTGGAAAGGCCGCCAAGAAATCTGGGGGCAAAGCCCAGAAGAACATCTCCAAGGGGGATGGAAAGAAGAAGAACAAGCGCAGGAGGAAGGAGAGCTACGCCATCTACATCTACAAGGTGTTGAAGCAGGTGCACCCCGACACCGGCATCTCGTCGAAGGCGATGAGCATCATGAACAGCTTCGTCAACGACATATTCGAGCGCATCGCAGCCGAGGCTTCTCGTCTCGCCCACTACAACAAACGCTCCACCATCACTTCTCGGGAAATCCAGACCGCAGTCCGTCTCCTGCTTCCGGGAGAATTGGCCAAGCACGCTGTCTCTGAAGGCACCAAAGCCGTCACCAAATACACCAGCTCCAAGTAG
- the LOC143909502 gene encoding histone H4, giving the protein MTGRGKGGKGLGKGGAKRHRKVLRDNIQGITKPAIRRLARRGGVKRISGLIYEETRGVLKVFLENVIRDAVTYTEHAKRKTVTAMDVVYALKRQGRTLYGFGG; this is encoded by the coding sequence ATGACTGGTCGCGGAAAGGGAGGAAAGGGGTTGGGAAAAGGGGGCGCTAAGCGTCACAGGAAGGTGTTGCGAGACAACATCCAGGGCATCACCAAACCTGCCATCAGACGTCTCGCTCGTCGTGGAGGAGTCAAGCGTATCTCGGGTCTGATCTACGAGGAGACCAGAGGCGTCCTCAAGGTGTTCCTGGAAAACGTGATCAGGGATGCCGTCACCTACACCGAGCACGCCAAGCGCAAGACCGTCACTGCCATGGACGTAGTCTACGCTCTCAAGAGACAAGGACGCACCCTTTACGGATTCGGCGGTTAG